The following proteins are encoded in a genomic region of Myxococcales bacterium:
- a CDS encoding acyl-CoA dehydrogenase: MEFSFTPEQLAFREQVLKFATKELAPLAEETDLNAEWSWDAWRRMGEFGMLGLHFPEEFGGSNADVVTACLAGEALAEGGADGGLCLAYGAHSFLCGDTILRYGTPEQKQKFLPGLASGKLVGAMALTEPDAGSDAASIRTRAERQGDLWKLNGTKMFITNGPIADVIVVFAVTNKDAGPMGISAFIVEKGTPGFSVGKVLHKMGVRTSQTSELIFENAQVPAANLLGQEGMGFLIALGTVEWDRSALLAPAVGAALRSLKAATKYADERKQFGKRIAEFQAVQHKLADLRIYCEAARFLVYRVAWKKDQGEPLNHLDASVAKLYVGETGMLAANDAVQIFGGYGLMHEYPVERFFRDSKLGAIGGGTSEIQRMIIARSLPGGK, encoded by the coding sequence ATGGAATTTTCGTTTACGCCGGAACAACTTGCGTTTCGCGAACAGGTGCTGAAGTTCGCCACGAAGGAACTGGCGCCGTTGGCCGAGGAAACGGACCTGAACGCCGAATGGAGCTGGGATGCCTGGCGCCGGATGGGCGAGTTCGGCATGCTCGGCCTGCATTTTCCCGAGGAATTCGGCGGCAGCAACGCCGACGTCGTCACCGCCTGCCTGGCGGGCGAGGCGCTGGCCGAGGGCGGCGCGGACGGCGGCCTCTGCCTCGCCTACGGCGCGCATTCGTTTTTGTGCGGCGACACCATTTTGCGTTACGGCACGCCGGAACAAAAACAGAAATTCCTGCCCGGCCTCGCCTCCGGCAAACTGGTCGGGGCGATGGCGTTGACCGAACCCGACGCCGGCTCCGACGCCGCATCCATTCGCACCCGGGCCGAGCGTCAGGGCGACCTCTGGAAGCTCAACGGTACGAAGATGTTCATCACCAACGGCCCGATCGCCGACGTGATCGTGGTTTTCGCGGTCACCAACAAGGATGCCGGGCCGATGGGCATCAGCGCCTTCATCGTCGAGAAAGGGACGCCCGGGTTCTCGGTCGGTAAGGTTCTGCACAAGATGGGCGTGCGCACCAGCCAGACCTCCGAACTGATTTTCGAGAACGCCCAAGTGCCGGCCGCGAATCTGCTCGGCCAGGAAGGCATGGGCTTTCTGATCGCGCTGGGCACGGTGGAATGGGACCGCTCGGCGCTGCTGGCCCCGGCGGTCGGGGCGGCGCTGCGCAGCCTGAAGGCGGCGACGAAATACGCCGACGAGCGCAAGCAATTCGGCAAGCGCATCGCCGAATTTCAAGCCGTGCAGCACAAACTGGCCGATCTGCGGATTTACTGCGAGGCCGCCCGTTTCCTGGTCTATCGCGTCGCCTGGAAGAAGGACCAGGGCGAACCGCTCAACCACCTCGATGCCTCGGTCGCGAAGCTGTACGTCGGTGAAACCGGCATGCTGGCCGCCAACGACGCGGTGCAGATCTTCGGCGGCTACGGCCTGATGCACGAGTATCCGGTCGAACGCTTTTTCCGCGACAGCAAACTCGGCGCGATCGGCGGCGGCACCAGCGAAATCCAACGCATGATCATCGCCCGCAGTCTCCCGGGAGGTAAATAA
- a CDS encoding acyl-CoA dehydrogenase, giving the protein MNFDYTPAMNADLKAFAKFCREQIAPHAMELDQMPAERAQALLRENLQKLAAGGFLGRQYPTAFGGQGQPSVETVALQEELAQACPATFLSASVSVDICGAALLAYGSGAQKDRYLTALAQAQKIGCFALTEPEGGTDLHAVQTRAEPTADGWVINGTKSFITNAPIADFAILLAKIVRDGKEDGTGLFVVDRDTPGFSRGEPLKKMGYRGSPTGELRFADCRVPADALLGEAGKGHDQAMKVLVGSRIGFAAGAIGLARTCFDEATKYAHRRKAFGHKIISFQEVGFKLADMKMLIDTATLLVRRAAWLLDNRDPEADPVGRCAKVFATEAATKISSWAVQVHGGNGYLSEFPVERLYRDARLGEIGEGTNEIQRVMIAKDCLSRWT; this is encoded by the coding sequence ATGAACTTCGACTACACCCCCGCCATGAATGCCGACCTGAAGGCCTTCGCCAAATTTTGCCGCGAGCAGATCGCCCCGCACGCAATGGAACTCGACCAGATGCCGGCCGAACGCGCCCAGGCCTTGTTGCGCGAAAACCTTCAAAAATTGGCTGCCGGCGGCTTTTTAGGTCGGCAATATCCCACCGCGTTCGGGGGCCAGGGCCAGCCGTCGGTGGAGACGGTCGCGCTGCAAGAGGAACTGGCACAGGCTTGCCCCGCGACGTTCTTGTCCGCCAGCGTTTCCGTCGATATCTGCGGCGCGGCGTTGCTGGCCTACGGTTCCGGGGCGCAAAAAGACCGCTACCTGACTGCCTTGGCCCAGGCGCAAAAAATCGGCTGCTTCGCACTGACCGAACCCGAAGGCGGCACCGATCTGCACGCCGTGCAAACCCGCGCCGAACCGACCGCCGACGGCTGGGTGATCAACGGCACGAAGTCGTTCATCACCAACGCGCCCATCGCCGATTTCGCGATTCTATTGGCCAAGATCGTCCGCGACGGCAAGGAGGACGGCACCGGCCTGTTTGTCGTCGACCGCGACACGCCCGGATTTTCGCGCGGCGAACCGTTGAAAAAAATGGGGTATCGCGGTTCGCCCACCGGCGAATTGCGGTTCGCGGATTGCCGGGTTCCGGCCGACGCGCTGCTCGGCGAAGCCGGCAAAGGCCACGACCAGGCGATGAAGGTGCTGGTCGGCAGCCGGATCGGTTTCGCCGCCGGCGCGATCGGTCTCGCCCGCACCTGCTTCGACGAAGCAACGAAATACGCGCATCGCCGCAAGGCCTTCGGGCACAAGATCATCAGTTTTCAGGAGGTCGGCTTCAAGCTTGCCGACATGAAAATGCTGATCGACACCGCCACGCTGCTCGTGCGCCGCGCGGCCTGGCTGCTGGACAACCGCGATCCGGAGGCCGATCCGGTCGGCCGCTGCGCCAAGGTCTTCGCGACGGAAGCCGCGACGAAAATCAGTTCGTGGGCGGTGCAGGTCCATGGCGGCAACGGCTATTTGAGCGAATTTCCGGTCGAGCGCCTGTATCGCGACGCCCGGCTCGGCGAGATCGGCGAAGGCACCAACGAGATTCAACGAGTAATGATCGCCAAGGACTGCCTGTCCCGTTGGACTTAG
- a CDS encoding long-chain fatty acid--CoA ligase, translating into MAEPRNLVELFLEVVRRRGDAVALRYKRDGRWLGITWNEWAAEVKRLAWAFVKMGLPPRGVVTIAAKNRHEWVTVDLAVQMAGGILVPIYPTLLAAEAQYITNNCQARIAVVEDAKQLAKVAVGADTLPHLQQIILIDGAADDPRVLSYKAFRRLGDDLDETDLAARYRDIGPGDIVTMVYTSGTTGLPKGAMLTHDNFLFISDAVLHFFEIAPGDVVLSFLPLSHIYARAGEFYPSLRAGIEICFAESIDKLSENLVEVRPTILCTVPRVLEKVYAAIIAKTAVAPAITRKLFTWALAVGRESAPYREKNQPLPAWLSLQHRLAKALVYDKIAARFGGRVRLLAVAGAPMSREIAEYFYALDVLTLEAYGMTECSDPATLNTLRRHRFGTVGLPLPGVEIKIAPDGEILMRSRAVFAGYFNLPEATAETLVDGWLHTGDIGEFDPDGMLRITDRKKDLIVTSGGKNIAPQKIESMLIADPFIAQAVVLGDKLKYLTALIVPAMDALAPVVREQGFALPERAAIATCQPAVDLIRGRIAEINQRLAKFETVKDFRLLDHDLTLESGELTPTLKVKRKVVQQKFASLIAEMYPEIPSD; encoded by the coding sequence ATGGCTGAACCGCGAAATCTCGTTGAACTGTTCCTGGAGGTCGTCCGGCGGCGCGGCGACGCCGTCGCCCTGCGCTACAAGCGGGACGGCCGCTGGCTCGGCATCACCTGGAACGAGTGGGCCGCCGAGGTCAAACGCCTGGCCTGGGCATTCGTGAAAATGGGGCTGCCGCCGCGCGGCGTGGTCACCATCGCGGCGAAAAACCGCCACGAATGGGTCACCGTCGATCTGGCCGTGCAAATGGCCGGCGGCATCCTCGTGCCGATATACCCGACGCTGCTGGCCGCCGAGGCGCAGTACATCACCAACAATTGCCAAGCGCGCATCGCCGTCGTTGAAGACGCGAAACAGTTGGCCAAGGTGGCGGTCGGCGCGGACACTCTGCCGCACCTGCAACAAATCATTTTAATCGACGGCGCGGCGGACGATCCCCGCGTCCTTTCCTACAAAGCCTTCCGCCGTCTGGGCGACGATCTCGACGAAACGGACCTGGCCGCGCGCTATCGGGACATCGGTCCGGGCGACATTGTCACCATGGTTTATACGTCGGGCACCACCGGCCTGCCCAAGGGGGCGATGCTGACGCACGACAACTTCCTGTTCATCAGCGACGCCGTGCTTCATTTCTTCGAGATCGCTCCCGGCGACGTGGTGTTGAGCTTCCTGCCGCTCAGCCATATTTACGCGCGGGCCGGCGAATTCTATCCGTCCCTGCGCGCCGGCATCGAAATCTGTTTCGCCGAAAGCATCGACAAACTCTCCGAGAACCTCGTGGAGGTTCGACCGACGATCCTGTGCACCGTCCCGCGCGTGCTGGAAAAGGTTTACGCCGCGATCATCGCGAAAACCGCCGTCGCGCCGGCGATCACCCGAAAGCTGTTCACTTGGGCGCTGGCCGTCGGCCGCGAATCCGCCCCGTATCGCGAAAAGAACCAGCCGTTGCCGGCCTGGCTGTCGCTCCAGCATCGCCTGGCCAAAGCGCTGGTTTACGACAAAATCGCCGCCCGCTTCGGCGGGCGCGTCCGGCTGCTGGCGGTCGCCGGCGCGCCGATGAGCCGCGAAATCGCGGAATATTTTTATGCCCTGGACGTGCTGACGCTCGAAGCCTACGGCATGACCGAGTGCTCGGACCCCGCGACGCTCAACACCCTGCGCCGGCACCGCTTCGGCACCGTCGGCCTGCCCTTGCCCGGCGTCGAGATCAAAATCGCGCCCGACGGCGAAATCCTGATGCGCAGCCGGGCGGTGTTCGCCGGCTACTTCAACCTGCCAGAGGCCACCGCCGAGACCCTGGTCGACGGCTGGCTGCACACGGGCGACATCGGCGAATTCGATCCGGACGGTATGTTGCGGATCACCGACCGCAAGAAGGACCTGATCGTCACCTCGGGCGGAAAGAACATCGCCCCGCAAAAAATCGAAAGCATGCTGATCGCCGATCCGTTCATCGCCCAGGCCGTCGTGCTGGGCGACAAACTGAAATACCTCACCGCCCTGATCGTCCCGGCCATGGACGCCCTCGCGCCGGTCGTCCGGGAGCAAGGATTCGCCCTGCCCGAGCGCGCGGCGATCGCGACCTGCCAGCCGGCCGTCGACCTGATCCGCGGGCGGATCGCGGAAATCAACCAGCGGTTGGCAAAGTTCGAGACGGTGAAGGATTTTCGTTTGCTGGATCACGACCTGACGCTGGAGAGCGGCGAACTGACGCCGACGCTGAAGGTCAAGCGCAAGGTCGTGCAGCAGAAATTCGCGTCCCTGATTGCTGAAATGTACCCGGAAATCCCTTCCGATTGA
- a CDS encoding thiolase family protein: MTRRAAICAVAQTAFERDKWYQRQQNMGWEVVEPLLKATGLDFAENTGINHIVTVSDDLFDGRTISDGAMTDTVGAHYRCEEKVSQDGAQAVYYAMAMVLSGQADVVMIVAHCKESQPGSRNLVTHMAFDPFFTRPVGLDYLTAAGLQAEAYARKTGLTEARLADLVVRARRNAARNPYIKDLPAVTAAEVLASPYLAAPLRELMTYPVSDGAIGMIVASEERARQLTDKPVWLTGVGSCYDSFFLGDRDLTANFSLKKAAARAYGMAGLTDPAKQADLFEVSDRYAYELPLWAEGLGLCGDGEGDRWLAANGPDAANLNLTGGTLAGVPMLLGGLARVAEAARQLRHEAGAAQVKNAKRAVAQGTTGPAGQHHTVVVLES; the protein is encoded by the coding sequence ATGACCAGACGAGCAGCGATTTGCGCCGTGGCCCAAACGGCCTTTGAGCGCGACAAATGGTATCAGCGACAACAGAACATGGGCTGGGAGGTGGTGGAGCCCCTGCTGAAAGCCACCGGCCTGGATTTCGCGGAAAACACCGGCATCAATCACATCGTCACTGTCTCCGACGATCTGTTCGACGGGCGCACAATCTCCGACGGCGCGATGACCGACACCGTCGGCGCGCACTATCGCTGTGAAGAGAAGGTGTCGCAGGACGGCGCGCAAGCCGTCTACTACGCCATGGCGATGGTTTTGTCCGGCCAGGCCGACGTGGTGATGATCGTCGCGCACTGCAAGGAAAGCCAGCCGGGCAGCCGCAACCTGGTCACCCACATGGCGTTCGATCCGTTCTTCACCCGGCCGGTCGGGCTCGATTACCTGACGGCGGCGGGCCTGCAGGCCGAAGCGTATGCCCGCAAAACCGGCCTGACCGAAGCGCGGCTGGCGGACCTCGTCGTCCGGGCGCGGCGCAACGCCGCCCGCAATCCATACATCAAGGACCTGCCCGCGGTCACGGCGGCGGAAGTGCTCGCTTCGCCCTACCTGGCGGCGCCGCTCCGCGAACTGATGACCTACCCGGTCAGCGACGGCGCCATCGGAATGATCGTCGCCTCGGAAGAACGGGCGCGCCAACTGACCGACAAACCGGTTTGGCTCACCGGCGTCGGCAGTTGCTACGACAGCTTTTTCCTCGGCGACCGCGATCTGACCGCGAATTTTTCGTTGAAAAAAGCGGCGGCGCGCGCCTACGGCATGGCCGGGCTGACCGATCCGGCGAAACAAGCCGATCTGTTCGAGGTCAGCGATCGCTACGCCTACGAATTGCCGCTCTGGGCCGAAGGGCTCGGTCTGTGCGGCGACGGTGAAGGCGATCGTTGGCTGGCGGCGAACGGTCCGGATGCCGCGAATCTGAACCTGACCGGCGGCACGCTGGCCGGCGTTCCGATGTTGCTCGGCGGCCTGGCGCGCGTGGCCGAGGCGGCGCGGCAGTTACGGCACGAAGCCGGCGCGGCCCAGGTCAAGAACGCCAAACGGGCGGTCGCCCAAGGAACGACGGGGCCGGCCGGACAGCACCACACCGTCGTGGTCCTCGAAAGCTAG
- a CDS encoding thiolase family protein, which produces MKRNRNVGIVGIGQSMHSSHREEVNQPEMIHEAVVLALQDAGLTIDDVDCVVHGNMELFEMVHQPDLWHVIGDGAYGKPGLRVTTGGTTGATLVCVADALVCSGLHDIVLAIGFEKLQEGHTTGGITNMADPLWGREIQTGALTGMTADQVIEEFGADRAKHAAMKHRVIMDKHAMKNPHAHRRLSLADEMIPAMIANTPPLVGELRLVHMCSQSDGACAMIFASEAAIEKHHLDNPAWMVDHVTVHREETFNLFVKSAEPTTQRYAAQKLFARNGITDPRRQIDVFEMYDPSSWWGLDWLREFYLLEGDEHLKMIENEEIALDGPYPINPSGGVVATNPIGATAMLRVAEAALQVRGQAGEHQVKKPVRRALASGFGGTLWTVLVLLSKDKPNLGEEQA; this is translated from the coding sequence ATGAAACGAAATCGCAATGTTGGTATTGTCGGCATTGGCCAATCCATGCATTCGAGTCACCGCGAAGAGGTCAACCAACCGGAGATGATCCACGAAGCGGTCGTGCTGGCGCTGCAAGACGCGGGGCTGACTATCGACGACGTGGACTGCGTCGTACACGGCAACATGGAACTGTTTGAAATGGTGCACCAGCCCGACCTGTGGCACGTCATCGGCGACGGCGCCTATGGCAAACCGGGCCTGCGCGTCACGACCGGCGGCACCACCGGCGCGACTCTCGTCTGCGTCGCCGACGCACTGGTCTGCAGCGGGTTGCACGACATCGTCCTGGCCATCGGCTTCGAAAAACTACAGGAAGGCCACACCACCGGCGGCATCACGAACATGGCCGATCCGCTGTGGGGCCGTGAAATCCAGACCGGCGCGCTGACCGGCATGACTGCCGACCAGGTCATCGAGGAATTCGGCGCCGACCGGGCCAAGCACGCGGCGATGAAGCATCGGGTCATCATGGACAAGCACGCGATGAAAAATCCCCACGCCCATCGCCGGCTCAGCCTCGCCGACGAGATGATTCCGGCGATGATCGCCAACACGCCGCCGCTGGTCGGCGAACTGCGCCTCGTCCATATGTGCTCGCAAAGCGACGGCGCCTGCGCGATGATCTTCGCCTCCGAGGCGGCGATCGAGAAACACCACCTGGACAACCCCGCCTGGATGGTGGACCACGTCACCGTGCACCGCGAGGAAACCTTCAACCTGTTCGTGAAAAGCGCGGAACCCACGACGCAGCGTTACGCCGCGCAAAAGCTCTTCGCGCGCAACGGTATCACCGATCCCCGCCGGCAGATCGACGTGTTCGAAATGTACGATCCGTCCAGTTGGTGGGGGCTGGATTGGCTCCGCGAATTTTACCTGCTGGAAGGCGATGAGCACCTCAAGATGATCGAAAACGAGGAAATCGCCCTGGACGGCCCCTATCCGATCAACCCGTCGGGCGGCGTGGTCGCCACCAATCCGATCGGCGCGACCGCGATGCTCCGGGTCGCCGAGGCGGCGCTGCAGGTGCGCGGTCAGGCCGGCGAGCACCAGGTTAAAAAGCCGGTCCGTCGCGCCCTCGCCTCTGGTTTCGGCGGCACCCTGTGGACCGTTCTCGTGCTCCTGTCGAAGGACAAGCCCAATCTCGGGGAGGAACAAGCATGA